From one Coleofasciculus sp. FACHB-1120 genomic stretch:
- a CDS encoding non-ribosomal peptide synthetase — MTLHSSWDATTDIQETDIQEDDIFVLPTSFAQARLWFLDQFEPGSPFYNIPAAVRLTGKLNVVALEQSLNEMVQRHEALRTTFAVEDGQPVQVIRTNITLNLLILDLTALPITEREAEIYARANAEIQQPFDLTQIPLWRVTLLRMDEADHVLLLTMHHIISDGWSLAVFLREMAALYEAFSNSNPSPLPELPIQYADFAVWQRDWLQGKVLETQLNYWKQQLSGSLPVLQLPSDRPRPAIQSYTGKKQFFVLSKTLTAALKSLSQQTGVTLFMTLLAAFKTLAHRYTNQDDLIVGSAIANRNRAEVEGLIGLFVNTLVLRTDLSGNPTFKELLNRVREVTLGAYAHQDLPFEKLVEELQPERDLSQNPLFQVWFALNNAPMPAMQLASGLTVTPLEVDSGTAQFDLSLDMVERGEELIGSFEYNTDLFDATTITRMVGHFQTLLEGIVADCDRHLSHLPLLTEAERHQLLVQWNDTQESSPINLCIHQLFEAQVEKTPNAISVVFENQQLTYVELNAKANQLAHHLQKLGVKPEVLVGICVERSLEMIVGILGILKAGGAYVPLDPAYPSERLAFMLSDTQVPVLLTQHLLLKSLPQHKAKVVCLDADWEVISQNSTKNPLTKVTADNLAYIIYTSGSTGKAKGVMIQHSSLVSIYLAWEDTYQLRAAQSCHLQMANFSFDVFTGDLIRALCSGGKLVLCPRELLLEPPKLYELMLRKKVNCAEFVPAVLRCLVQYLEENNKRLDFMRMLICGSDSWYVREYEKIRQFCGSQTRLINSFGLTEATIDSSYFEGTSNLSSEQLVPIGRPFANTQLYILDSHLQPLPVGVPGELYVGGAGLARGYLNRHELTQEKFIFNPFRVRNSSPSPLFASRVGGKEICNEPESRLYKTGDLARFLPDGNVEFIGRIDYQVKIRGYRIELGEIEGVLSQHPEVREAVVLADENESGNQRLIAYIVSHLGKVELGQAHGDTSLQDAEFLKELRSFLKEKLPHYMVPSAFVLLEALPLTPNGKLDRRSLPVPDLTRSPTEAAYTAPQTTREEVLARVWSQALGVDKIGIHDNFFELGGDSILSLQIISKARDAGLQLSPKQIFQYQTIAELAAVAGTTQTIIEAEQGIVTGSVLLTPIQQWFFEQNLLDAHHWNQAVLLETRQKLDITWLEKSVQALLRHHDALRLRFVKDASGWQQFHANVDEVIPLIKLDFSNLSETQQKQAIEDTANELQASLNLSEGSLIRVALFQLGDNQPNRLLIVIHHLAVDGVSWRVLLEDLQTSYEQISQGKSSQLPPKTTSFKQWSEKLREYANSAALKQELNYWLAELQKPISCLPVDANGINTMATAQTVSVSLSQDETQALLQEVPKVYNTQINDVLLTALGQAFSQWTGMDSVLVDLEGHGRETFSESIDLSRTVGWFTSVFPVLLTGKNSQPGEALKAVKEQLRRIPNRGFGYGVLRYLSSEEIALKLKALPQAEVTFNYLGQFDQSLPPSSLFKIASESTGNLYSPRGSRAYLLEINGFVAVGQLRLEWSFSEAVHRRETVQRLAEGYIEALRSLIAHCQSPEAGGYTPSDFIAAKASTSDFDKLLAQISQSTKGSRHES; from the coding sequence ATGACATTGCATTCTTCCTGGGACGCTACAACAGACATTCAAGAAACAGACATTCAAGAAGACGATATTTTTGTTCTTCCGACTTCTTTTGCACAAGCAAGATTGTGGTTTCTGGATCAATTTGAACCAGGCAGCCCTTTCTACAACATTCCTGCCGCTGTCCGTCTTACAGGGAAGCTGAATGTTGTCGCTTTGGAGCAAAGTCTCAATGAAATGGTGCAACGTCATGAAGCTTTGCGGACGACGTTTGCGGTTGAAGATGGTCAGCCAGTGCAAGTTATCAGAACCAACATAACTCTAAACTTGCTGATTTTAGATTTAACAGCGCTACCAATAACTGAGCGAGAAGCTGAGATTTATGCAAGAGCAAATGCAGAGATTCAACAACCTTTTGATTTAACGCAAATTCCTCTGTGGCGAGTCACGCTGTTACGAATGGATGAAGCAGATCATGTGTTGCTACTGACCATGCACCATATCATCTCTGATGGTTGGTCTTTGGCGGTATTTCTGCGAGAAATGGCAGCACTTTACGAAGCCTTTTCTAATAGCAACCCGTCACCCCTTCCGGAACTTCCAATTCAGTATGCAGACTTTGCTGTTTGGCAGCGTGACTGGCTTCAGGGGAAAGTTTTGGAAACTCAGCTCAATTACTGGAAACAACAATTGAGCGGTTCTTTGCCAGTGCTGCAACTGCCAAGCGATCGCCCTCGACCGGCGATTCAGTCTTACACGGGGAAAAAGCAATTTTTTGTCCTATCCAAAACCTTGACAGCAGCCCTCAAATCGCTAAGTCAGCAAACGGGTGTGACTTTGTTTATGACACTGCTGGCGGCATTCAAGACGCTAGCACACCGTTACACAAACCAAGATGACCTGATTGTGGGGAGCGCGATCGCTAATCGCAACCGAGCGGAAGTTGAGGGATTAATCGGGTTATTTGTCAATACCTTGGTGCTGCGAACAGATTTAAGTGGCAATCCCACTTTCAAAGAGTTACTAAATCGGGTTCGGGAAGTAACGTTAGGTGCTTATGCTCACCAGGATTTGCCCTTTGAAAAGCTTGTCGAAGAACTACAACCAGAGCGGGATTTGAGCCAAAATCCTCTGTTTCAGGTGTGGTTTGCTTTAAACAATGCTCCCATGCCAGCGATGCAGCTAGCATCGGGACTAACCGTAACTCCCTTGGAAGTGGACAGTGGTACGGCACAGTTCGATTTGAGCCTGGATATGGTCGAACGGGGAGAAGAATTGATTGGCTCGTTTGAGTACAACACCGATTTGTTCGACGCGACCACGATTACTCGCATGGTGGGGCATTTCCAAACCTTGCTCGAAGGCATTGTTGCTGATTGCGATCGCCACCTATCACATTTGCCACTCCTGACAGAAGCCGAACGACATCAGTTGCTAGTCCAATGGAATGACACCCAAGAGAGTTCCCCGATAAATCTCTGTATTCATCAGTTATTTGAAGCGCAAGTAGAGAAGACACCTAATGCGATCTCTGTCGTATTTGAGAACCAGCAACTAACCTATGTAGAACTCAATGCCAAAGCGAATCAACTAGCGCATCACTTGCAAAAACTAGGGGTAAAACCAGAAGTTTTGGTGGGTATCTGTGTAGAACGCTCCCTAGAGATGATTGTCGGAATTTTAGGCATTCTCAAAGCGGGTGGTGCTTATGTACCGCTAGACCCTGCCTATCCTTCAGAGCGCTTGGCTTTCATGTTGTCAGATACCCAAGTGCCCGTGTTGCTGACTCAACATCTGCTGTTAAAGAGTTTGCCTCAACACAAAGCAAAAGTTGTGTGTCTGGATGCAGACTGGGAGGTAATTTCACAAAATAGTACCAAGAATCCACTTACCAAAGTGACTGCTGATAACCTGGCATATATCATCTATACCTCCGGTTCTACTGGCAAAGCGAAAGGAGTGATGATTCAGCATAGCAGCCTGGTTAGTATCTATCTAGCTTGGGAGGACACTTATCAACTTCGCGCTGCCCAAAGTTGTCACCTTCAGATGGCGAATTTTTCCTTTGATGTATTTACAGGAGACTTAATTCGGGCATTATGTTCTGGTGGAAAGTTGGTTCTGTGCCCCCGCGAATTATTGCTAGAGCCGCCAAAACTTTATGAATTGATGCTCCGGAAAAAGGTAAATTGTGCTGAATTTGTCCCGGCTGTTTTGAGGTGCTTAGTTCAATATTTAGAAGAAAACAATAAGCGCCTCGACTTTATGCGGATGCTAATTTGTGGCTCTGATAGTTGGTATGTACGAGAGTATGAAAAAATCCGCCAATTTTGTGGAAGTCAGACGCGACTGATTAACTCTTTTGGCTTAACGGAAGCCACGATTGATAGTTCTTATTTTGAAGGAACGTCTAATTTATCGAGTGAGCAGTTAGTACCGATTGGGCGTCCCTTTGCCAACACTCAGCTTTACATCTTAGACTCCCATTTACAGCCACTACCTGTCGGCGTTCCTGGCGAACTTTATGTTGGCGGTGCTGGCTTGGCGCGGGGTTATCTCAACCGTCATGAGTTGACACAAGAGAAGTTTATTTTTAATCCTTTTAGAGTAAGAAACTCATCCCCTAGCCCCCTCTTCGCAAGCAGAGTGGGGGGAAAAGAAATCTGTAATGAGCCAGAGTCCCGCCTCTATAAAACTGGGGATTTGGCGCGGTTTCTACCTGATGGAAATGTTGAGTTTATTGGCAGAATTGACTATCAAGTAAAAATTCGCGGCTACCGGATTGAGCTAGGAGAAATTGAGGGGGTGTTAAGTCAACATCCAGAAGTGCGTGAGGCTGTGGTTTTAGCGGACGAAAATGAATCCGGAAACCAACGCTTGATTGCTTATATAGTCAGCCATCTTGGCAAGGTTGAATTAGGACAGGCGCACGGAGATACGTCCTTACAAGATGCAGAATTTCTCAAAGAATTGCGTAGCTTCTTGAAGGAAAAACTACCGCATTATATGGTGCCATCGGCTTTTGTGTTGTTGGAGGCTTTACCACTAACACCGAATGGTAAATTAGATAGGCGATCGCTTCCAGTTCCAGATCTCACTCGTTCCCCAACTGAAGCAGCTTACACCGCACCTCAAACCACAAGGGAAGAAGTTCTGGCGAGAGTTTGGTCGCAGGCTCTGGGAGTTGATAAAATTGGCATTCACGATAACTTCTTTGAGTTAGGTGGAGATTCTATCTTGAGTCTTCAGATAATCTCTAAAGCGCGTGATGCAGGACTTCAGCTAAGTCCAAAACAAATTTTTCAATATCAGACAATTGCAGAGTTAGCGGCGGTAGCGGGTACCACCCAAACGATAATTGAAGCTGAACAAGGTATCGTGACTGGATCAGTGCTTCTGACACCAATTCAGCAATGGTTCTTTGAACAAAATTTACTCGATGCTCACCACTGGAATCAGGCAGTTTTGCTAGAAACCAGGCAAAAATTAGATATTACTTGGTTGGAGAAGTCGGTACAGGCACTACTGAGACATCACGATGCACTGCGATTGCGTTTTGTCAAAGATGCATCCGGTTGGCAACAGTTTCACGCTAATGTTGATGAAGTAATACCACTCATCAAACTTGATTTTTCTAACCTATCAGAAACCCAACAAAAACAAGCAATTGAAGATACGGCTAATGAACTTCAAGCTAGCTTAAATTTATCTGAAGGGTCGCTGATTCGAGTTGCTTTATTTCAGCTTGGCGACAATCAACCGAACCGTTTGCTGATTGTCATTCATCACTTAGCGGTTGATGGTGTTTCCTGGCGAGTTCTACTTGAAGATTTACAGACAAGTTACGAACAAATCAGTCAAGGCAAATCAAGTCAGCTTCCGCCTAAAACAACTTCGTTTAAACAGTGGTCTGAAAAATTACGAGAGTATGCAAATTCAGCCGCATTAAAGCAAGAACTAAATTATTGGTTGGCAGAATTACAAAAACCGATTTCTTGCTTACCCGTAGATGCTAACGGAATCAATACAATGGCTACGGCTCAAACTGTATCCGTTAGCTTGAGCCAAGACGAAACTCAAGCTCTATTACAAGAGGTTCCCAAGGTTTATAACACCCAAATAAACGATGTGTTACTAACTGCTTTGGGACAAGCTTTTTCGCAATGGACGGGGATGGATTCGGTTCTCGTGGATCTGGAGGGGCATGGACGAGAGACGTTCTCTGAATCAATTGATTTATCTCGCACGGTAGGCTGGTTTACTTCAGTCTTTCCCGTGTTGCTGACGGGTAAAAATAGCCAACCCGGAGAAGCTTTAAAAGCAGTTAAAGAACAACTGCGCCGGATTCCCAATCGTGGCTTTGGCTATGGGGTGTTGCGCTACCTCAGCAGCGAAGAAATCGCCTTGAAACTAAAAGCGTTACCTCAAGCGGAGGTAACTTTCAACTATCTCGGTCAATTTGACCAAAGTTTACCGCCATCCTCGCTATTTAAAATCGCCTCCGAATCTACTGGAAACCTTTACAGCCCACGGGGAAGCCGAGCCTATCTATTAGAAATTAATGGATTCGTTGCAGTCGGTCAACTGCGCCTGGAATGGAGTTTTAGCGAAGCCGTACATCGCCGGGAAACGGTGCAGAGACTGGCTGAGGGATATATAGAAGCGTTGCGATCGCTTATTGCCCACTGTCAATCTCCAGAAGCAGGCGGCTACACTCCCTCAGACTTTATCGCCGCCAAAGCTAGTACCAGCGACTTTGATAAGTTGCTTGCCCAAATTAGTCAATCTACCAAAGGCAGCCGCCATGAAAGTTGA
- a CDS encoding non-ribosomal peptide synthetase: protein MKVENLEDIYELSPMQQGLLFHTLYAPESGMYFEQYSWTVQGDFNTLAFKQAWQQVIDRHPILRTAFFWEDLEKPYQVVYRQAELIWEEQDWRQMSRDLQAEWLEMFLQADRDRDFDLSQAPLMRLALIQLANDAYQVVWSHHHILLDGWSGPLVFKEVYAFYQAFCQGQELHLQRPRPFREYITWLQQQDLSKAEAFWRKTLQGFTAPTPLGLDRMHNQASLEKNENEQQIKLSQSVSAALESLARQHRLTINTLVQGAWAILLSRYSGEQDVVFGAISSGRPTDLVGVESIVGMFVNTLPMRVDVNPEAELLPWLNRFQAQQAEMRQYEYSPLVKIQGWSEIPANISFFESIVTLENYPVEPEQWEENQNLKIYNLQVFEKTNYPLTIMAGTGTQLLLKILYDDRRFDAATITRMLGHFQILLESIAANPNQRLADLPILTASERYQLLVEFNQTQYCLANPTPQPPSLAGKGEHDSPLLAGEWQRERLTQEYSYSAQSPIRQCIHQLFEKQVERTPDAVAVVFENQQLTYAELNNRANQLAHHLQKLGVKPEVLVGIFVERSLEMVIGILGILKAGGAYVPLDPAYPPERLAFILSDAQVQVLLTQQQLVASLPKTSAKVVCLDCEWELIAQESQDNVKGETTGENLAYVIYTSGSTGKPKGVLINHSNIVRLFAATESRFHFNQQEVWTLFHSYAFDFSVWEIWGALIYGGRLVVVPYWVSRSPEAFYELLCKERVTVLNQTPSAFRQLIQVEQSLTTPRNLALRWVIFGGEALELQSLKPWCERHGDRFPQLVNMYGITETTVHVTFRPITTADLREDAGSVIGIPIPNLQVYVLDAHQNLLPIGVPGEMYVGGAGLARGYLNRPELTAEKFIPNPFLQQSEKSELLYKTGDLARYLPNGELEYLGRIDHQVKVRGFRIELGEIEAVLSQHPAVQQTVVIAREDNSSYKNLVAYVVPMPAEAATTPLQLRSFLKEKLPDYMVPSAFVLLEAIPLTPNGKIDRRLLNTLGKINPYLEKNFVAPRTPIEQAVADIYAQILNLQQVGCSDNFFELGGHSLLAMQVTSRLRETFQVELPLRTLFESPTVAELAEVISSTQKAKQTLNSSSIARVSRNQPLPLSFAQQRLWFLDNLEPGLPDYNIPAPVRLIGQLDVAALEQSFNEIVRRHEIFRTRFVMEGQPIQEIAPSMKVTFPVIDLQAFPEADREGKIKQLIAQEALKPFDLTQAPLFRIKLLQLGEEEHILVLVLHHIIFDLWSIGVLLQEVTELYKAFTTGEISLLPELPIQYADFAVWQRQYLQGEVLEKHLSYWKQQLSGNLLLEFPSDRSRSAVQSNRGAIHCFAFPKDLSDAIQAFSQREGATLFMTLSAAFKTLLYAYTGQQDILIGSPIANRDRVELEPLIGFFVNTLVLRTDLSGNPSFRELLARVREVTLGAYAHQDLPFEKLVEALQPNRKQSEFPLFKVWFALENAPIPDVKLPKLTLSSVEFYSGIARYDLRLGLTETGAGLRGSLEYKTELFDAATIARIVEHLEAIVRQAVAQPEIKLEQLAAIITQAEQQQQIAQEKELAQTSLQKLKRVKRKALHG from the coding sequence ATGAAAGTTGAAAATTTAGAAGACATTTACGAACTTTCACCGATGCAGCAGGGGTTGCTGTTTCATACGCTGTATGCCCCGGAATCGGGAATGTATTTCGAGCAGTATAGCTGGACGGTGCAAGGAGATTTTAATACCTTGGCGTTTAAGCAAGCTTGGCAACAAGTAATCGACAGACATCCGATTTTGCGGACTGCCTTCTTTTGGGAAGATTTGGAAAAGCCTTATCAAGTGGTGTACCGCCAAGCTGAACTGATTTGGGAGGAACAAGATTGGCGGCAAATGTCGCGGGATTTGCAAGCAGAATGGTTAGAAATGTTTTTGCAAGCAGATCGCGATCGCGATTTCGACCTTTCCCAAGCCCCCTTGATGCGTCTCGCCTTGATCCAATTGGCAAATGATGCCTATCAAGTGGTTTGGAGCCATCACCACATCCTTTTAGATGGTTGGTCGGGTCCCTTGGTATTTAAGGAAGTTTACGCCTTTTATCAAGCCTTCTGCCAAGGTCAAGAATTACACCTACAACGCCCCCGTCCGTTCCGGGAATACATTACCTGGCTCCAACAGCAAGACTTATCGAAAGCGGAAGCGTTCTGGAGAAAGACACTGCAAGGCTTTACCGCACCGACTCCTCTAGGGCTAGACCGGATGCACAACCAGGCGAGTCTAGAAAAGAACGAGAACGAGCAGCAAATCAAGCTATCGCAGTCTGTCAGCGCGGCTCTCGAATCCTTAGCACGGCAGCATCGCTTAACGATTAACACCTTAGTGCAAGGCGCTTGGGCGATTCTGCTGAGTCGCTACAGCGGCGAACAGGATGTCGTCTTTGGGGCAATTTCTTCTGGGCGTCCAACCGATTTGGTGGGAGTAGAATCCATTGTCGGGATGTTTGTCAACACCTTGCCAATGCGGGTAGATGTCAATCCTGAAGCCGAGCTTTTGCCCTGGTTAAATCGTTTCCAAGCTCAACAAGCGGAGATGCGTCAGTACGAGTACAGTCCGCTTGTCAAAATTCAGGGATGGAGTGAAATTCCTGCCAACATATCTTTCTTTGAAAGCATCGTTACCTTAGAGAACTATCCCGTTGAACCCGAACAATGGGAAGAAAATCAGAACCTAAAGATATACAATTTGCAGGTTTTTGAGAAGACAAACTATCCCCTAACGATCATGGCAGGAACGGGAACCCAGTTGTTGCTCAAAATTTTGTACGACGATCGCCGTTTTGATGCCGCCACAATTACTCGGATGCTAGGGCATTTCCAAATATTGTTGGAAAGCATTGCGGCTAATCCTAATCAGCGTCTTGCTGACTTGCCAATTTTGACCGCGTCAGAACGGTATCAGTTGTTGGTGGAGTTTAACCAAACTCAATATTGTTTGGCAAACCCAACCCCCCAGCCCCCTTCCCTCGCAGGGAAGGGGGAGCATGACTCCCCTCTCCTTGCAGGAGAGTGGCAGAGGGAGAGGTTAACCCAAGAGTATAGCTACTCGGCTCAATCCCCAATTAGGCAGTGCATTCATCAGTTATTTGAAAAACAAGTAGAACGAACACCAGACGCTGTTGCAGTAGTTTTTGAAAACCAACAACTCACCTACGCCGAACTCAACAATCGAGCGAATCAACTCGCACATCATCTACAGAAACTCGGCGTGAAGCCAGAAGTTTTAGTAGGGATTTTTGTAGAGCGTTCCCTAGAAATGGTTATTGGAATTTTAGGAATTCTCAAAGCGGGTGGCGCTTATGTACCCTTAGATCCTGCTTATCCTCCAGAGCGCTTGGCTTTCATATTGTCAGATGCTCAAGTCCAAGTGTTGTTAACTCAACAACAGCTAGTAGCCTCGCTTCCTAAAACGTCAGCTAAAGTCGTTTGTCTTGATTGTGAGTGGGAACTTATCGCCCAAGAAAGCCAAGACAATGTTAAGGGTGAAACGACAGGCGAAAACCTGGCTTATGTAATTTATACATCGGGTTCCACAGGTAAACCCAAAGGCGTATTAATTAATCACTCAAATATTGTTCGCCTATTTGCCGCTACCGAATCGCGGTTTCATTTCAACCAACAAGAAGTTTGGACGCTGTTTCACTCTTATGCCTTTGACTTCTCGGTTTGGGAAATTTGGGGAGCCTTAATTTACGGCGGACGGTTAGTAGTAGTGCCTTACTGGGTTAGCCGTTCGCCGGAAGCTTTTTATGAATTGTTGTGCAAAGAACGAGTTACAGTTCTCAACCAAACTCCTTCAGCTTTTCGACAACTAATTCAAGTAGAGCAATCTTTAACAACTCCTAGAAACTTGGCTTTGCGTTGGGTTATTTTTGGAGGGGAAGCACTAGAACTTCAAAGCTTAAAACCCTGGTGCGAGCGCCACGGAGATCGATTTCCTCAATTGGTGAATATGTACGGGATTACGGAAACCACCGTACACGTCACTTTTCGCCCAATAACAACAGCCGATTTGCGCGAAGATGCAGGAAGTGTAATTGGCATTCCCATCCCTAATTTGCAGGTTTATGTACTAGATGCACACCAAAATCTTCTGCCTATTGGCGTTCCGGGTGAGATGTATGTCGGGGGTGCGGGTTTAGCGCGGGGTTATCTGAATCGCCCTGAACTGACAGCAGAAAAGTTCATTCCCAATCCATTTTTACAGCAGTCAGAAAAGTCGGAATTACTGTACAAAACTGGAGATTTAGCGAGATATCTCCCGAATGGTGAATTGGAATATTTGGGACGCATCGACCACCAAGTTAAAGTGCGGGGCTTCCGGATTGAACTGGGCGAAATTGAAGCGGTACTCAGCCAACATCCAGCCGTGCAGCAAACGGTAGTGATTGCCAGAGAGGATAATTCTAGCTATAAGAATTTAGTTGCTTATGTCGTACCGATGCCAGCGGAAGCTGCAACAACACCCTTACAACTGCGCTCATTCCTCAAGGAGAAGCTACCCGATTACATGGTACCTTCTGCCTTTGTACTGCTAGAGGCAATTCCTTTAACACCCAACGGAAAAATCGATCGACGCTTATTAAATACCCTTGGCAAAATAAACCCCTACCTTGAAAAAAACTTTGTTGCGCCACGTACACCCATTGAACAAGCAGTTGCCGATATTTATGCTCAAATTCTAAATTTACAGCAGGTAGGATGCTCTGATAACTTCTTTGAATTAGGCGGTCACTCGCTACTCGCTATGCAAGTAACTTCCCGGCTGCGGGAAACTTTCCAAGTCGAATTACCGCTACGGACTTTATTTGAGTCACCAACTGTTGCGGAATTAGCTGAAGTAATTTCCTCAACTCAGAAAGCAAAACAAACTTTAAATTCTAGTTCTATTGCACGGGTTTCCCGCAATCAGCCACTACCCCTATCTTTTGCTCAACAACGATTGTGGTTTCTCGATAATTTAGAACCCGGTTTGCCTGACTATAATATTCCTGCACCAGTTCGCCTAATAGGGCAATTAGACGTTGCGGCACTAGAGCAAAGCTTTAACGAAATTGTGCGGCGACACGAAATATTTCGCACCCGTTTCGTGATGGAAGGGCAACCGATTCAAGAAATTGCTCCTAGTATGAAAGTGACATTTCCTGTTATCGACTTGCAAGCATTTCCAGAGGCGGATCGAGAAGGAAAAATTAAACAACTAATTGCCCAAGAAGCATTAAAACCCTTCGATTTAACTCAAGCACCCCTGTTTCGGATTAAACTGCTGCAACTCGGTGAGGAAGAGCATATTTTAGTTCTCGTCCTGCACCATATCATCTTCGATTTGTGGTCAATTGGGGTGCTGTTGCAAGAAGTGACTGAACTCTACAAAGCTTTTACGACTGGGGAAATTTCTTTGCTGCCTGAATTACCAATCCAATATGCTGATTTTGCGGTTTGGCAGCGGCAATATCTCCAAGGAGAGGTGCTGGAAAAGCATTTGAGTTATTGGAAACAGCAATTAAGCGGTAATTTACTATTAGAATTCCCAAGCGATCGCTCTAGATCCGCCGTTCAGTCAAATCGAGGTGCTATCCATTGTTTTGCCTTTCCCAAGGATTTGAGCGATGCAATTCAAGCTTTCAGCCAGCGGGAAGGAGCTACCTTATTTATGACGCTTTCGGCAGCGTTTAAAACCTTGCTCTATGCCTACACGGGACAGCAAGATATCCTCATCGGATCGCCGATTGCCAATCGCGATCGCGTTGAACTAGAGCCACTCATTGGATTCTTTGTCAATACCTTAGTTCTTCGCACTGATTTATCTGGAAATCCCAGCTTTCGAGAATTATTAGCACGGGTGCGCGAAGTCACTTTAGGCGCTTATGCTCACCAAGATTTGCCATTTGAGAAGTTAGTAGAGGCGCTACAACCCAATCGTAAACAAAGTGAATTTCCCTTGTTTAAGGTATGGTTCGCGCTGGAAAATGCTCCAATTCCAGATGTAAAACTGCCGAAATTAACGCTTAGTTCAGTTGAATTTTACAGCGGTATCGCACGATACGACTTAAGACTGGGATTAACGGAGACAGGCGCAGGTTTAAGAGGCTCATTAGAGTACAAAACTGAGTTATTCGATGCTGCAACGATTGCTCGAATCGTCGAACATTTAGAAGCTATTGTGCGCCAAGCCGTGGCACAACCAGAGATTAAATTAGAACAACTTGCAGCAATAATTACGCAAGCCGAACAACAACAGCAAATCGCCCAAGAAAAAGAACTCGCACAAACTAGCCTGCAAAAGTTAAAGCGAGTTAAACGTAAGGCACTGCATGGATAG
- a CDS encoding TauD/TfdA family dioxygenase, whose product MNIPKSPKLSLKKVGTAQRKSITVSEGELIKVAPLQPNQPLPLVIEPIVDGLDLISWMRNNRLFIETQLPNSGGILFRNFKINGIEVFEQFVKASSDGKLLPYQEGSSPRTLVKDNVYTSTDYPADQTIFLHSELSYANIWPLKIYFHCVKAAEQGGETPIADIRKVCDHISPKTRDRFLQKQVMYVRNFSGGLGLPWQKAFQTSDKTVVEAYCHENGIEMEWKEGDKLRTRQIRPAVVNHPKTGETVWFNHAAFFHVSTLEAKIRQALSAFSEIELPYNTYYGDGSPIEPEVLEEIRSAYRQETVMFPWQAGDILMLDNMLTAHGRTPFAGSRQVVVGMAEPFSSSHI is encoded by the coding sequence ATGAACATCCCAAAATCGCCCAAACTCAGCCTTAAAAAAGTAGGGACCGCCCAGAGAAAATCAATTACTGTCTCAGAAGGTGAATTGATTAAAGTAGCACCCCTACAACCTAACCAACCTTTGCCGCTCGTTATCGAACCAATAGTAGACGGCTTAGACTTAATTAGTTGGATGCGAAATAATCGTTTATTTATTGAGACTCAACTTCCCAATTCTGGAGGAATACTCTTCCGCAACTTCAAAATTAATGGGATTGAAGTATTTGAGCAGTTCGTTAAAGCCAGTTCTGATGGTAAACTTTTACCGTATCAAGAAGGTTCATCACCGCGTACTCTGGTGAAGGACAATGTTTATACTTCCACCGACTATCCAGCCGATCAAACTATCTTTCTTCACAGCGAACTTTCCTACGCCAATATATGGCCTTTAAAGATTTATTTTCATTGTGTAAAGGCTGCGGAACAAGGTGGAGAAACGCCAATTGCGGATATTCGGAAAGTCTGCGATCACATTTCCCCCAAAACACGCGATCGCTTTCTCCAAAAACAAGTGATGTATGTTCGCAACTTTAGCGGTGGACTCGGACTTCCCTGGCAAAAAGCGTTTCAAACTTCAGATAAAACCGTTGTCGAAGCATACTGTCATGAGAACGGCATTGAGATGGAGTGGAAAGAAGGCGACAAGCTGCGAACTCGTCAAATTCGTCCGGCGGTAGTTAACCACCCGAAAACTGGCGAAACAGTTTGGTTTAATCATGCAGCTTTCTTTCACGTATCAACGCTAGAAGCAAAAATTCGCCAAGCATTGTCAGCCTTTTCGGAAATTGAGCTTCCCTATAACACTTATTACGGAGATGGTTCCCCCATTGAACCCGAAGTTTTAGAGGAAATTCGTTCCGCTTATCGCCAAGAAACTGTGATGTTTCCTTGGCAAGCCGGAGATATTTTGATGCTCGACAATATGTTAACGGCTCACGGAAGAACACCCTTCGCCGGTTCGCGCCAAGTTGTTGTAGGCATGGCTGAACCTTTTAGCAGCAGCCATATTTAA